One part of the Glycine max cultivar Williams 82 chromosome 14, Glycine_max_v4.0, whole genome shotgun sequence genome encodes these proteins:
- the LOC106795778 gene encoding uncharacterized protein, with the protein MSFLGHAGFYRRFIKDFSKIAKPMSNLLNKDVVFLFDEDCLKAFNTLKTSLVSAPGSENLVAAHLSRLVNEEVTLKELEIRDDFPDELSLVVNERPWFADLANFKATGIHPKDLNWQQKKKFLHDARFYVWDDPHLFKIGADNLLRRCVTREESKSILWHFRNSPCGRHYSGDETTTKVLQSGFFWSSVFSDAHEHATKCDQCQRMGNISRRNDCWGIEFVGPLPPSYGNEYIIVAVDYVSKWVEAVASLKNDAKIVPTSKGVGALQRHTQGGFTVPSKTNGQAEVSNRELKKILE; encoded by the exons ATGAGCTTTCTGGGACATGCTGGATTCTATAGGCGGTTTATTAAAGACTTTTCGAAAATTGCCAAGCCGATGAGTAATTTACTCAATAAGGACGTTGTGTTCTTATTTGATGAAGATTGTTTAAAGGCATTCAACACTTTAAAGACCAGCCTAGTATCTGCTCCC GGATCAGAAAATCTGGTAGCTGCCCACTTGTCAAGACTAGTAAATGAAGAAGTTACCTTGAAGGAACTGGAAATAAGAGATGACTTTCCAGATGAATTGTCGTTAGTGGTGAACGAGAGGCCATGGTTCGCTGATTTGGCCAACTTTAAGGCAACAGGAATCCATCCAAAGGATCTGAATTGGCAGCAGAAGAAGAAATTCTTGCATGATGCTCGCTTTTATGTCTGGGATGATCCACATTTGTTTAAGATTGGAGCTGATAACCTTTTGAGGAGATGTGTGACGAGAGAGGAATCTAAAAGCATATTGTGGCACTTCCGTAATTCACCTTGTGGACGTCATTATAGTGGGGACGAGACAACAACGAAGGTCTTGCAATCAGGATTCTTTTGGTCTTCAGTTTTCAGCGATGCCCATGAGCATGCAACTAAGTGCGATCAATGTCAAAGGATGGGAAACATATCAAGGCGAAATGATTGCTGGGGTATCGAATTTGTAGGTCCACTTCCCCCATCTTATGGGAATGAATACATCATTGTAGCTGTCGATTATGTGTccaaatgggttgaagcagTGGCTTCCCTAAAGAATGATGCCAAGATTGTC CCAACTTCAAAAGGTGTTGGGGCATTACAACGTCACACACAAGGTGGCTTCACCGTACCATCCAAAACAAATGGTCAAGCTGAGGTTTCCAACAGGGAACTGAAGAAGATTCTAGAGTAA